The sequence below is a genomic window from Marmota flaviventris isolate mMarFla1 chromosome 9, mMarFla1.hap1, whole genome shotgun sequence.
AATATGGAAAAGACACATGGCAAAGACATAGGACACTCGGACACATTCACATATTAGGGACATTTAAAACCATTGGACTGGGTGAGATCAGTAAGGGCTGAATATAgtggtaaaaataagaagggcCAAGCATTGGTTCTAGAAGCATTGTAAAATTCAAAATCTATCATAATAACACCAAGAAATGCCCCAAGAGAAGGACCATTTTTCCACCAAGAAGAGTATGGCAAAGTGCAGATTGATCAAATCAGATGATGACTTAAACATGATTATTGGATTTAGTCATGCGAGGTCATCGAGTCTGTAATGCAGAAAGAGTAGCAAAATGCAAAGTGGAGCAACCatatgttgttttaaatttttttttctcataaataagTCCATTTATTAATATtgatacttatttaaaaaacaacattaaGAGTTAAACATGAACTGAGTGTTTTCCTAGGGGTCAGGAAAAAGGGCAGAGTACAAACAAATATCCTCATTACTAGAATTTTGGTTTAAATGGCtacaaaatataaactatttcTAAACAGGCACTTAGATTATTGCTTCCTAGATTTGAATTACCAGAAATGTACTGTTACATGTTTAGCTTAtttgttgtattatttttttagcaATATGACTCAGGTGGGACTCTCATTTTCACTCTTGTAAAGTGAAATATTCTAAGCCATGCAGAGGGGAAATCACACAGTGACAGAGTTCATCCTGCTGGGCTTCACACGAGACCCTGTGATGCAGCTGGTCCTCTTTGTGGTCTTCCTTATCATGTACGTTTTGACTGTGGCAGGAAACACCTCCCTCATAGTGCTCATCTGTAATGACTCCAGGCTCCACACACCCATGTATTTTTTCATTGGAAATCTGTCTTTTCTGGATCTCTGGTTGTCTTGTGTCTACACCCCAAAGATCCTAGTGACCTGCATCTCTGATGATAAAAGCATCTCCTTTGCTGGCTGCCTGGCTCAGTTCTTCTTCTCAGCGGGGCTGGACTATACCGAGTGTTACCTGCTGGCTGCCATGGcttatgaccgctatgtggccatctcaAAGCCACTGCTTTATTCTCAGGCCATGCCCATGAAACTATGTGTATTTTTGGTAGTAGCCTCATGTCTTGGTGGCTTTATTAACTCTTCTGTCATCaccaagaaaacattttcttttgacttttgcaAAGAAAACATCATTGATGACTTTTTCTGTGACTTGCTTCCCCTGGTGAAGCTGGCCTGCGGCAGGAAGGAGGGCTACCAGGCTCTGATGTACTTTCTCCTGAGTTCCAATGTCATTACCCCCATAGCGCTCATCCTGGCCTCCTACCTCTTCATCATTGCCACCATCTTGAGGATCCGCTCCACCCAGGGCCGCCTCAAGGCCTTCTCTACCTGCTCCTCCCACCTGGTCTCTGTCACCCTCTACTATGGCTCCATCCTCTACATCTACTCTCGCCCCCAAACTAGCTACTCCTTTGATACGGACAAAATTGTCTCTACCTTTTACACTGTGGTGTTTCCCATGTTGAACCCCTTGATCTATAGCCTGCGGAATAAGGATGTGAAAGAGGCACTGAATAAACTGCTCAAGTGATCATGACTTTCTTTGTGATGAAGGAGCAGATTCAATTGATGATAAGGTTATTTGTATATCAAGCAGAGCTGCCCTTGTGCTCCCTTTATGATATAATATAATGCAAATAATGGGATTTTCACCCTTGGCATATGGTAGGTCAAAGATCCAATATGAGATATGGTAGTACAGGAGATGAAATTAACCATGAAATGTAAGTATTTGGATTGAATTTCATGCTACTATATTTTAAACACAAAGAACCTAAGCCAAAAAAGTTCTCCTCTAACTTGAAAATGTAACACTCTACCTTACTTTTCTTAAGATACCTTTAGTAcctacaaaatgttttattttctttgttatttcattgttatacataatatttggtttcattttgacataattaagtAAGCATAATTATAATTTGCTCCTATTCATTCCCTGGTTAGAATCTTATCTATACAGTTATATCTTTCTAAGAGGAATAAATATATTGAGTGaataattcatattttcctgATAACTAGATGACATCCATCTCTTTACTTTTCCTTAATAGATTCTTAAGCATTTTTAGAGGTACTTTCTTTCACTCAGAAACTTTAATACAATGATCCAGAGGTACCTAATAAATAGCTTAGTGGACATTATTCCCAGCAGGTGTGATCCTTCTCATCTAGATGTTTCTTATAAGGAAAAGCAGTCAAGGTTCCATAGATGATTTCTGAGGTCCATTTCAGAACTCTCTCAACCTCACTTTCTTATATATGGGTGAACATCTGAAGACAAAtaatgttttctgatcatcagAAGAcagttattataataaaaaataaatatgattacaTAAAACAATATGAGGAATAGAAGTCTAAAAGCCTCCATTACTCAATAgagaaaaattttcagaaaaaaatgaagacttaatGATTAAATAATAGGATAAACATTATAATAATGCATTTAATTTAGATTGTATTTTCgaagtaaaataatattaatgtgttattttaaatttttaaatttatttttcatacctAGAATTTAACCGAGAGTCACTTTGtgactgagccacattcccacccctttttattttgtattttgagacaggctttcgCAAAGTTGCTTAGGTCCCCAGtagcccaggctggacttgaacttgtttatgatcctcttgccttcgCCTCTGACATTGGGTttgcagatgtgtgccactgtccctgcctataaattaagtttttaaaCCACAAATGTGTCTTGTTTGAattggtttttaaattaaaaaaaatatatgaggaaTCATGAAATAGTCAAATGGCGCTGGAAAACACACGTGCTCATCACAGATAGACAGGAATGTTCTACCCTGCCTGTCATGCATGTGCATATGGAATGTGAGGTCCAGAGAGACTATGGGTGCTGGTAGTAATTCACAGTAACCAACAGAAACAGTGACTGATGGTGGAATTCCAGGATGCTTGTTTTAGAAAGCTACTCCTGCTCAGTCTCCGGTTTTTCCAAAGGTATCTTTTATTTCCAACTAATGATAATAAAATTCCTATAACCTTCCTTCTTTTTGAGGAATATCAACAGACCCAGTTGGCTTATTTCAGTGGCCAAACATCACTTATTTTATGCCAATTGTGTGAATGTGGAAAAGCAAGGGGAACATTGGCTACCAAAAGCACAATATATGTGACAAGTATCTTGTCAAGACTTTCCAGTCTCCTAAATAGCAACACCTAACTACAGAGTGGCTGCTCCAACCACTGTCCAGGCCTCCATTGTATCCCTTTTGGAGAACCAATCTAGTGTCCTTCTTCAAAGAAGAATCAATAGAGTTACTGTAAACTTGACTGACCTAAGTGTATTTTTAACTTGTTTCTCAATTATAAAAGTTATGTTGACTCCAGAATTATGTATAAACAATATCCTCAAGATCctataaaaaagataaagttcTGGTAATAATGATcctaggaaaatagaaaaaataatgataaaaatgtagCATTAAGGCATTCATATTTTACAAGATGTTTTAGATTTTATCAATATATAGTTAGTAGTAAGATTTCTTACTCACTAAATGGAATTGATTCCTCTGAAATTATGTTTTAGAATTGTTAAAGAGTTTTGCAAAATAACTTGAAGTTGCAGTATAAACATTGAAGAAATTTGCTTATTCAAATAATAAAGAAGTTTAGATTCTTAATCTTCTCATGGTTTTCAAGATATGTCTTTTAGATGTATAGGTTttaataaactaatttttttaaaatttattttacatttttattgagaCATTGTATTTGTACATCTTTATGAGTTACATTATGATATTTGATGCATGTATACAATGTCAATGAAAttaatcatttgaaaaaatagaaatgtttaaagGAAGGTTCCTCTATACAATAAAAATTCATGGACttaaatattctattaaaaaataagaaactcaatAATTGTATTTGCCTGGGTTCCTCAGAGAAACAAACTCATTGGTACATCTGTGTATTCATGTGTATGAAAAGGTGAGTTCTGGACCCATCTTGGTGGCATAAGTCTCTAATCCTTGTGGCTTGGGTGATTGAGGCAAGAaggtcatgagttcaaaaccagcctcagcaaattaacagAGGCCTAAGGAAcagcatgaccctgtctctaaataaaatattaaaaagggctggaaatgtggctcagtggttaagcaactctgggttcagtccttggtacagaaaaacaacaacaaaacaacgaAAGAGGAATGATGAATTATGGAGCTGCAATTCCAACTCTGCCATGTGGCCCAGCAGATCCAGAAACACACAGGGACTGGGGAGAATCCACTGTGTCTATGAAGTCCAGATAATTAGATAATTTCCTATTACATGGGTGAAGAGGAGAggttctttcctcctcttttctctctagcAGTGATCATGATTAATGGTTCCTTCTATATATTTGCAATGATACCTTTGAATATATCTGTTACATGCACATATGGGCCTAGGAAGATCTTGTTCACTATGCTTTGTGCTTTGCTCTCCTGATTAAAAAGCACCTTGGAGATAATTATGTATCTGcatattgattaattaattacCTAACTCAAAATAACCTATCAAGTGTTCCTTTACTACTTGCTGTATTGGAGCCTCTGCCAGAGCAGAGATATATACACTGGGGAACTAGAGCAGGCACTGACTCAGCCTTCTTAGGACTTGGTGTAAAGCTAGATAGGAGAACTTACACTCACAGATACATGTAAATTTTATACCATAATCGGCTTTTTAATTACACTATGTATGGGCTTCTTGTCTAGCCCAGAATGGATACACTGAATCTGCTATATTGCTTTCACTCAGAAGATGATAAGAATTAACCAAGAGAGATTTTCCCTGCTAAGTTGAAATTGGAATGCATTCTCTGGCTATCAGTTTAGGgatacaaaattgaaaaaaaaggcAGAGGTTTTAAGTGTATTATTCTTAGGACAATGATATTGCTTAAATCTAATactgataaaaacaattttatgcttttttatttgtACTACATAAATAACACATAATTTCAAGCTAGTTCCTGATAAAAAACATTgttactaaaaaacaaacaaataaaaaatcagtgtTACATAAACAAAGAGCACTGAAGAATTATAAAGGATAATAATAAAGCCCTTCAATCTTCCTTTTATATCCAACCCCCTTCAAATTCAGTTTTCCCCTCCTGAGACTACTaaactctctccttttttttttttttgaaaagacttAAATCATTTTAGAGGAGtttaaaattcacagaaatattaatttgaaagTACAACAGATAGCTTCTTTTGACAGGTGTACTTTCCCTTTACATTTACCTGGAAGgcaaattttactatattttcattgaagtTATATTTTTCAAACACTGAATTAATTCTCTGAATACAAGgatcacattttgtttgtttttgatttttaacagTTGCAATGCTTGTTtgattgttgggtttttttttttttttttttttttggtgtatccCATTGGACAGAATATAATTACATAATCTTGACTTAACCATAAAATTGTCTGCAATATAGCTTTGCTTGCGCCCAGATACAGCAGAGGGGATTGGTGAGCACCTGTCCTGTCTGTACCATTCAGTGAAGCATAAGCTCTAGACTGTACAGATAAATGTTGGGTGTtttcaaattgtattttatttagcaaaggGATGCACGATTGCTTTGCAAACATTTGCTTCTGTTAATGCTGTGATTCAGAGAGTTTGAGAACTATCATATGAAAACCGATGATTCTTCATTTAGGATGTCTCCTCTTATTTTTCCCACAATGTGTACAAGGAGTATCAACATATCCTTACTTCTTTACTCCATTTGACAATGTTACATGCTGTTTTCCCCccaattttccttttctgattatgttcaaaatgaaaaaactgaaaaaaaaaaaaaccaaaaaaacatttAATGGTTAATATTTGACTGACAACTATTTTTAAGAGTCAATCCAGAGCCTAAGTTTTAAGCCACTCTAAAGGAAATTTCACTCACTCCATCCTTGTCCCCCAAATTTCTCTGATAAAAgctttttttcagaaaatgttaATATCTAATTCTAGAAGTCCTTCCTTTTGAGCATTGCAAATCTAAAGCCTGTAGAGCAACAAGTCTGAAACAAGGACCTTAATAAGAATCTAACAGGCTCTTTTCAAAAGATAGACACAAACAACATTTCCTAGGCACATTCTCAGGAGGAATCTTGGGATCCTGAAATCCACCTGCTCTACTTAGTGGCAAGTTGCACCCAAATCAAGAACTCCTGCTCTAAAATGTAGCGAAACCATTGAGAGGATTATGTTTTAGAACATCTTAGATGGACAATGGCATGGCAAGGTCTGCCATGAACACTCTTCAAGGTCTTGAGTATACCAGATAAGCTCACCATCGCTCCAAGAAATCGCCTAGCTCTGACAGTCCTCACAATCTGGACCTTAGGCACCAAAGGATGAGAactatttccttctcttctgaATCCCTTGTGATTAGCACATAACTGTATTGTCCACATTTGTGCTTCAATACATATTTGGCCTATGAGCTAAATGGcacatttatttgatttgattctCTATTTGATTCTGTTTCTGATTTTATGCAAATTTTGACATCTTGAAATTGAAAGTAGTAAAGAGGTCATTTCACTAATTAAGTCACTCCTCACTGAACTCTGAGAAAGTCTTACTAACAGAAAGACACTAACAGAGCCTTGCAGCTAAGGAAACAATGAGGGCTCACATATGCAAATATCTAGCAATATGGCCTCTGCACACAGGAACAGGGCTCCTGGCACACTGTAGGGTAAACAGCCATCAGCAATTCAGAATCTCAGGGAGAACAGAAGTCCTATCACTTCTGCTGTATCTCCAGATTTCTGCTCTCCAAGAagatattgtctttttttttttcagttaaattttctttattctcattgGGTGAGAGCACCTGGCAttctttttatctatctatttatctgtctatctatttatttatttatttat
It includes:
- the LOC114081151 gene encoding olfactory receptor 9G19-like yields the protein MQRGNHTVTEFILLGFTRDPVMQLVLFVVFLIMYVLTVAGNTSLIVLICNDSRLHTPMYFFIGNLSFLDLWLSCVYTPKILVTCISDDKSISFAGCLAQFFFSAGLDYTECYLLAAMAYDRYVAISKPLLYSQAMPMKLCVFLVVASCLGGFINSSVITKKTFSFDFCKENIIDDFFCDLLPLVKLACGRKEGYQALMYFLLSSNVITPIALILASYLFIIATILRIRSTQGRLKAFSTCSSHLVSVTLYYGSILYIYSRPQTSYSFDTDKIVSTFYTVVFPMLNPLIYSLRNKDVKEALNKLLK